A genomic segment from Neodiprion lecontei isolate iyNeoLeco1 chromosome 1, iyNeoLeco1.1, whole genome shotgun sequence encodes:
- the LOC107228191 gene encoding uncharacterized protein LOC107228191: MRHHGTSSSRYQRKAFPFVFARSSLGCTIFLLCCLNLSTICGLESSNASYVDECRLDCARLREPFSCGKFRAVQWLHNLTTHKDIRYGSFRLIRLSSVMEESVLPELPRFRGFESYSKFLTFLRSSVEDMLTRRALVYTVEQPSIARSFSSGPTILDTDELEEFLESGRSSEARLLHKKKKKTLSVILPLLILLKIIKLKLILLPILIGVHFIKKILIIGALAITSILANLKYCRLPPANHHPVAYSAWSTAAETPMDFTATGHEDDGWSQKIDVMATHEPIVASIQRHPYRAYLPILKQQQIHNTV; the protein is encoded by the exons ATGAGGCATCACGGAACGTCATCCTCACGCTATCAGAGAAAAGCATTTCCATTCGTATTTGCACGCAGTAGCTTGGGGTGCACGATATTTCTACTTTGCTGCTTAAATTTGTCGACCATATGTGGTTTAGAGTCATCCAATGCAAGTTACGTCGATGAATGCAGACTCGATTGCGCGAGACTCCGGGAGCCCTTCTCGTGCGGAAAATTCAGAGCTGTTCAATGGCTTCACAACCTAACCACGCACAAG GATATCCGCTACGGGTCTTTCCGGTTGATTCGATTATCCTCAGTGATGGAGGAATCCGTTCTTCCTGAACTTCCGAGATTCCGAGGGTTCGAAAGTTACTCAAAGTTTTTGACTTTCTTGCGATCCAGTGTCGAGGACATGTTGACCCGTCGAGCATTGGTTTATACCGTGGAGCAGCCTTCGATCGCGAGGAGCTTTTCGTCCGGGCCAACGATCCTGGACACGGATGAGCTGGAAGAATTTCTCGAAAGCGGAAGATCGTCTG AAGCTCGCTTGCTgcacaagaagaagaaaaagacgcTCTCGGTTATTTTGCCGCTGCTTATCCTCCTGAAGATCatcaagttgaaattaatattgttACCGATTTTGATCGGTGTGCACTTCATTAAGAAAATCCTCATTATCGGAGCTCTTGCAATAACGTCGATCCTCGCCAATCTTAAATACTGCAGGCTTCCTCCGGCGAATCACCACCCAGTTGCCTACAGTGCCTGGTCTACAGCTGCCGAAACACCGATGGATTTTACAG CCACCGGGCATGAGGATGATGGCTGGAGTCAGAAAATTGACGTGATGGCTACGCATGAGCCGATTGTCGCCAGCATTCAACGGCATCCGTACCGAGCGTATTTGCCAATTTTAAAACAACAACAGATTCATAACACAGTGTAA
- the LOC107228203 gene encoding sideroflexin-3 produces MSVNGKSSERKSQFIDIEKPKWDQGSYLGRARHFFTLTNPMNVFATAEQLAEASDIVHKYRKGESLEKLGITEDKLWSCKYLYDSAYHPDTGEKMILIGRMSAQVPMNMLITGCMMTFYKSTPAVVFWQWFNQSFNALVNYTNRSGSSPIPVSTLVQSYVGATGGALFTALSLNHLAKKGPPLAGRLVPLAAVAAANCVNIPMMRITELREGIELQNEKGQKVGSSVSAAKQAIFSVTFSRILMASPSMVLAPLLMNYMEKRNLLRRMPWAAGPIQVALCGVCLTFATPLCCALFAQRVAVPVKELEPEVQEQIRSRDQNAEIVYYNKGL; encoded by the exons ATGTCCGTGAACGGAAAAAGTAGTGAGCGAAAAAGCcaatttattgatattgaGAAGCCAAAATGGGACCAAGGATCGTACCTGGGTCGGGCTCGCCATTTCTTCACACTGACCAATCCGATGAACGTTTTTGCCACCGCTGAACAACTCGCCGAGGCTAGCGATATTGTTCATAAATATAG GAAAGGTGAAAGCCTGGAGAAACTGGGGATAACGGAAGATAAACTGTGGAGCTGCAAGTATCTTTACGACAGTGCGTATCATCCCGACACCGGGGAAAAGATGATCTTAATTGGACGTATGAGTGCTCAGGTGCCTATGAATATGCTGATCACTGGCTGCATGATGACCTTCTACAA GTCAACTCCGGCAGTCGTATTCTGGCAATGGTTCAATCAGTCTTTCAACGCTTTGGTTAACTATACGAATCGGAGTGGATCCAGTCCAATCCCAGTATCAACTTTGGTACAAAGTTACGTGGGGGCGACCGGGGGCGCCCTTTTTACGGCACTATCCTTGAACCACCTTGCAAAGAAAGGACCGCCGTTGGCGGGGAGATTGGTACCGCTTGCAGCAGTTGCTGCTGCTAACTGTGTCAACATACCCATGATGCGGATAACCGAATTACGCGAAGGTATCGAGcttcaaaatgaaaaaggaCAAAAAGTAGGAAGCAGCGTTTCCGCCGCAAAACAGGCAATCTTCTCCGTTACCTTTTCGCGAATTCTGATGGCCTCGCCTAGCATGG TATTAGCACCGCTGCTCATGAACTACATGGAAAAGAGAAACTTATTGAGGCGGATGCCATGGGCAGCGGGTCCGATTCAAGTCGCCCTTTGCGGTGTTTGCTTAACATTTGCAACTCCCCTTTGCTGTGCATTATTTGCACAGCGCGTTGCCGTTCCCGTGAAAGAGTTGGAACCAGAAGTGCAAGAACAAATACGATCCAGGGATCAAAACGCCGAAATAGTATACTATAACAAAGGTTTAtaa
- the LOC107228188 gene encoding 39S ribosomal protein L2, mitochondrial isoform X1: MSAAVITHSLIRRVLNAPVKWQLACCFQQERNVWKGIDKPKPGVPGTCYRRIVHYPEEYTVKPLKVTNLGGRDPVTGRLVVKGIGGGIKHKYHWINWKREGPKGLDEKPKEEKVLQVLKDGCRTAFIALVACGQELKYILATQNMKPGDVIRTSQAIPRIPVRANEGDAFPLGALPVGTQVHCVERYPGYGGTLVHAAGTFATIVRHDGTGRVVIKMPSKREFSLHNSCMATVGRLSNHLHGSTPIGSAQNNRLLGNRPRSGLWKRKEGRHGRKIRPLPPVKEFSINSKLTPASSVRLTLSV; encoded by the exons ATGTCAGCCGCCGTGATAACTCACAGTTTGATAAGACGAGTTTTAAATGCACCTGTAAAATGGCAGTTGGCGTGTTGTTTTCAACAAGAAAGAAACGTTTGGAAAGGGATCGACAAGCCGAAACCAGGCGTGCCTGGAACATGCTATCGCCGCATTGTGCACTATCCAGAAGAATACACAGTGAAACCTTTGAAGGTCACTAACCTCGGTGGCAGAGACCCTGTCACTG GCAGATTGGTGGTGAAGGGGATTGGAGGAGGCATAAAGCACAAGTATCACTGGATAAACTGGAAACGGGAAGGTCCCAAGGGCTTAGATGAGAAACCAAAGGAGGAAAAGGTGCTGCAGGTATTGAAGGATGGATGTAGAACAGCATTCATCGCACTCGTTGCCTGTGGTCAGGAATTGAAATACATTCTGGCTACACAGAATATGAAGCCAGGTGATGTCATACGCACGTCTCAAGCCATACCACGTATACCTGTAAGAGCAAACGAGGGAGATGCTTTTCCTTTGGGTGCATTACCTGTTGGCACACAGGTTCATTGTGTAGAAAGGTATCCTGGTTACGGTGGAACTTTAGTACACGCAGCTGGTACTTTTGCAACGATTGTACGACATGATGGCACGGGCAGAGTAGTAATAAAAATGCCAAGCAAGCGCGAGTTCAGTTTGCACAATTCGTGTATGGCTACTGTCGGAAGATTGTCGAACCATCTCCACGGGAGTACTCCAATTGGTAGTGCTCAGAACAATCGATTGCTAGGTAACCGACCAAGAAGTGGATTATGGAAACGTAAGGAGGGACGTCATGGACGTAAAATACGTCCGTTACCTCCAGTCAAAGAATTTTCGATTAATAGTAAACTAACACCTGCCTCTTCTGTCAGACTGACACTCAgcgtgtaa
- the LOC107228188 gene encoding 39S ribosomal protein L2, mitochondrial isoform X2, whose translation MAVGVLFSTRKKRLERDRQAETRRAWNMLSPHCALSRRIHSETFEGRLVVKGIGGGIKHKYHWINWKREGPKGLDEKPKEEKVLQVLKDGCRTAFIALVACGQELKYILATQNMKPGDVIRTSQAIPRIPVRANEGDAFPLGALPVGTQVHCVERYPGYGGTLVHAAGTFATIVRHDGTGRVVIKMPSKREFSLHNSCMATVGRLSNHLHGSTPIGSAQNNRLLGNRPRSGLWKRKEGRHGRKIRPLPPVKEFSINSKLTPASSVRLTLSV comes from the exons ATGGCAGTTGGCGTGTTGTTTTCAACAAGAAAGAAACGTTTGGAAAGGGATCGACAAGCCGAAACCAGGCGTGCCTGGAACATGCTATCGCCGCATTGTGCACTATCCAGAAGAATACACAGTGAAACCTTTGAAG GCAGATTGGTGGTGAAGGGGATTGGAGGAGGCATAAAGCACAAGTATCACTGGATAAACTGGAAACGGGAAGGTCCCAAGGGCTTAGATGAGAAACCAAAGGAGGAAAAGGTGCTGCAGGTATTGAAGGATGGATGTAGAACAGCATTCATCGCACTCGTTGCCTGTGGTCAGGAATTGAAATACATTCTGGCTACACAGAATATGAAGCCAGGTGATGTCATACGCACGTCTCAAGCCATACCACGTATACCTGTAAGAGCAAACGAGGGAGATGCTTTTCCTTTGGGTGCATTACCTGTTGGCACACAGGTTCATTGTGTAGAAAGGTATCCTGGTTACGGTGGAACTTTAGTACACGCAGCTGGTACTTTTGCAACGATTGTACGACATGATGGCACGGGCAGAGTAGTAATAAAAATGCCAAGCAAGCGCGAGTTCAGTTTGCACAATTCGTGTATGGCTACTGTCGGAAGATTGTCGAACCATCTCCACGGGAGTACTCCAATTGGTAGTGCTCAGAACAATCGATTGCTAGGTAACCGACCAAGAAGTGGATTATGGAAACGTAAGGAGGGACGTCATGGACGTAAAATACGTCCGTTACCTCCAGTCAAAGAATTTTCGATTAATAGTAAACTAACACCTGCCTCTTCTGTCAGACTGACACTCAgcgtgtaa